Proteins encoded within one genomic window of Heptranchias perlo isolate sHepPer1 chromosome 35, sHepPer1.hap1, whole genome shotgun sequence:
- the LOC137302126 gene encoding probable G-protein coupled receptor 139, with protein sequence MHGSPKGLLFAIYYPILAAISVPANLAVIVILSRGRCGLSRCITSYLVSMAVTDLLVIITAVILNRIVGIYFPFSFLSITPVCSLSFVLIYAIRDSSVWVTVVFTFDRFVAICCQKLKTKYCTEKTAAVVIGTVCVLSCLKNTFWYFIYEPLYTINNIPWFCNIKLIFYTSPAWAAFDWIHRILTPCLPFIVILLLNAQTVRHILAAIRIRRRLQVRSNVENQSDPEMENRRKSIVLLFCISGSLILLWLLFLITFLYVRIANVSYFSGSNFDDSNFILEESGFMLQLLSSCLNPFIYAGTQSKFRDELKNMVKYPLTLIVKLFK encoded by the coding sequence CTAACTTGGCggtgattgtgatcctgtcccgaggaaggtgcggtctctccagatgtatcacttcctacctggtgtccatggcggtgacggatctcctggtcattatcacggctGTGATATTAAACCGCATTGTTGGTATTTATTTCCCATTCAgtttcctgtccatcactccGGTCTGTTCTCTCAGTTTTGTGTTAATTTATGCAATCAGAGACAGTTCTGTCTGGGTAACGGTCgtgttcacctttgatcgatttgtagccatttgctgccagaagctgaaaacaaaatattgcaccgagaaaacggcggctgtggttatcGGAACGGTCTGTGTCCTGAgctgtttaaaaaatacattctgGTATTTTATATATGAACCTTTGTATACAATTAACAACATACCCTGGTTCTGCAACATCAAGTTAatattttacacctcacccgcaTGGGCTGCATTTGACTGGATTcaccgcattttaaccccttgtctcccattcattgtgattttattgctcaatgctcagaccgtcagacacattttagcggccattaGAATCCGCAGAAGACTCCAGGTCCGCAGCAACGTTGAGAAtcagagtgacccagagatggagaaccggagGAAATCCATCGTTTTGCTCTTCTGTATCTCGGGCAGTCTCATCCTGTTATGGTTGTTGTTTCTTATAACTTTCCTCTATGTGCGAATTGCGAACGTTAGTTATTTCTCAGGTTCCAATTTCGATGATTCAAATTTTATTCTGGAGGAAAGCGGATTTATGCTTCAGCTTTTGAGTTCCTGCCTAAACCCGTTTATTTATGCAGGgacccagagtaaattcagagacGAGTTAAAGAATATGGTGAAATATCCACTgactctaattgttaaattatttaaataa